One region of Streptomyces rishiriensis genomic DNA includes:
- a CDS encoding MarR family winged helix-turn-helix transcriptional regulator, producing MPTSPASPADVRAQWAAHNPGLDTSPMEVVGLLKRATGLLDRAVEPLYAGAPLTAPEVDTLIPLRHATDPVIARSLAERLGLSRAGVSKTLAKLERRGFITRTPNPADRRAALLVITESGAKAVDDLFPRQLAAEVDLLAGLGDDREWILRALGRLVETMEGQGRHG from the coding sequence ATGCCCACCTCCCCCGCCTCCCCCGCCGACGTCCGTGCCCAGTGGGCCGCTCACAACCCGGGGCTCGACACCTCACCCATGGAAGTGGTGGGCCTGCTCAAGCGCGCCACCGGTCTGCTCGACCGCGCCGTCGAACCGCTCTACGCGGGCGCCCCCCTCACCGCCCCCGAGGTCGACACGCTCATCCCCCTGCGTCACGCCACCGACCCGGTGATCGCCCGCAGCCTCGCCGAACGCCTCGGGCTCTCCCGCGCCGGCGTCAGCAAGACCCTCGCCAAACTGGAGCGGCGCGGTTTCATCACCCGCACCCCCAATCCCGCCGATCGCCGCGCCGCCCTGCTCGTCATCACCGAGTCGGGCGCCAAGGCCGTCGACGACCTCTTCCCCCGCCAACTCGCCGCCGAGGTGGATCTGCTGGCAGGCCTCGGGGACGACCGCGAGTGGATTCTCAGGGCGTTGGGACGGCTGGTGGAGACGATGGAGGGCCAGGGACGCCACGGCTGA
- a CDS encoding TetR/AcrR family transcriptional regulator, translated as MTHSVAREPQRRNSRSNRARILATARQELGRNPDVTLEEIARASGVVRRTLFGHFPGRAALLEALAEEASEALRGALAVASAPQEPAERALAHFVHTIWPVGDRYRLLLALARRDLGDERVAEILAPARDEVTAILARGQRDGVFHTQLPPAVLSAGLEAMQVALLEEVNTGALEDDGTRTAVVTLVAAGVSEERARSVVGEIVSAAASVAEPGA; from the coding sequence GTGACCCACTCCGTGGCCCGCGAGCCGCAGCGGCGTAATTCGCGGTCCAACCGGGCGCGCATCCTGGCCACGGCCCGGCAGGAACTCGGCCGGAACCCGGACGTCACCCTGGAGGAGATCGCGCGCGCCTCCGGCGTCGTACGACGGACTCTCTTCGGTCACTTTCCCGGACGTGCTGCGTTGTTGGAGGCGCTCGCGGAAGAGGCGTCCGAGGCTTTGCGTGGCGCGCTGGCGGTCGCGTCGGCACCGCAGGAGCCGGCCGAGCGGGCGCTGGCGCACTTCGTGCACACGATCTGGCCGGTGGGCGACCGCTATCGGCTGCTCCTGGCGCTGGCCCGGCGTGACCTGGGCGACGAGCGGGTCGCCGAGATCCTCGCCCCCGCCCGCGACGAGGTCACCGCCATCCTGGCGCGCGGGCAGCGCGACGGTGTCTTCCACACGCAGCTGCCGCCCGCCGTGCTGAGCGCGGGGCTCGAGGCGATGCAGGTCGCGCTGCTGGAGGAGGTCAACACCGGGGCGCTGGAGGACGACGGGACCCGGACGGCCGTCGTGACACTCGTCGCGGCGGGGGTGTCGGAGGAGCGGGCACGGTCCGTGGTCGGTGAGATCGTGTCGGCGGCCGCAAGCGTCGCTGAGCCGGGCGCCTGA
- a CDS encoding MFS transporter, whose product MPFPVKTPVEKMTGPYAKRWSALIVLCLSLLIVVMANTSLIVAAPDMTTDLGLSSSDLQWVIDGYTVPYAALMLVLGSIGDKYSRRGALITGLLVFAGGSVMGSLVDRTDMVITARAIMGVGAAVVMPATLSLLVAIFPRRERAKAITAWTATSGLAIAVGPLVAGWLLQDHAWGSTFLINVPIALVAVVGALALIPPSKAAGMGRIDYIGGLLSIVSVGSLVYATIEGPHFGWGAGPITAAVVAAVGLVGFVAWELRHPHPMLDVRKFRLRPFGGSMLAVLFFFFGTFGAIYYSTQFLQFVLDYDALQTGVRLLPLAGAVFVGAAVTGRLTPKLGVRAMVVSGMVIGTAGVFLLTRVDMGSTYTDFLAPMMMLGFAIGLSVSPATDTIMGSFPESELGVGGGANDTALELGGSLGIAILGSLLGTAYRDELTDLVGGNLPAAAMETAKDSVGGGLAVAEQVAKDPAGGAQQAQVLVEAVHEAFAHGVAQTSLVGGIIMAVGTLVVFAVLPGRKAAAGAEGAEGAEGAERSEEAAASEEYSDASR is encoded by the coding sequence ATGCCCTTCCCCGTCAAGACACCGGTCGAGAAGATGACCGGGCCGTACGCCAAGCGCTGGTCGGCGCTGATCGTGCTCTGCCTGAGCCTGCTCATCGTGGTCATGGCGAACACCTCGTTGATCGTGGCCGCGCCGGACATGACCACGGACCTGGGCCTGAGCAGCAGCGACCTCCAGTGGGTCATCGACGGCTACACGGTCCCGTACGCCGCGCTGATGCTCGTGCTGGGGTCGATAGGCGACAAGTACAGCCGTCGCGGCGCGCTCATCACCGGGCTGCTGGTCTTCGCGGGCGGTTCGGTGATGGGCAGCCTGGTGGACCGGACCGACATGGTCATCACGGCCCGCGCGATCATGGGTGTCGGTGCCGCGGTCGTCATGCCGGCCACCCTGTCGCTACTGGTCGCGATCTTCCCGCGGCGGGAGCGGGCCAAGGCCATCACGGCCTGGACGGCCACCTCGGGGCTGGCCATCGCCGTCGGTCCGCTGGTCGCCGGCTGGCTGCTCCAGGACCATGCGTGGGGCTCGACCTTCCTGATCAACGTGCCCATCGCGCTTGTCGCCGTCGTCGGCGCGCTCGCACTGATCCCGCCGTCCAAGGCGGCGGGCATGGGCCGGATCGACTACATCGGCGGTCTGCTGTCGATCGTCTCCGTCGGCTCACTGGTGTACGCGACCATCGAGGGTCCGCACTTCGGCTGGGGCGCCGGGCCGATCACCGCTGCCGTGGTCGCCGCGGTCGGCCTGGTGGGATTCGTGGCCTGGGAGCTGCGGCATCCGCATCCGATGCTGGACGTCCGCAAGTTCCGGCTGCGGCCCTTCGGCGGTTCGATGCTGGCGGTGCTGTTCTTCTTCTTCGGCACCTTCGGGGCGATCTACTACTCGACCCAGTTCCTCCAGTTCGTTCTGGACTACGACGCGCTGCAGACCGGCGTACGGCTGCTGCCGCTGGCCGGTGCGGTCTTCGTCGGCGCCGCGGTGACCGGGCGGCTGACCCCGAAGCTGGGCGTGCGGGCCATGGTCGTGTCCGGCATGGTGATCGGCACCGCGGGCGTGTTCCTGCTCACCCGCGTCGACATGGGATCGACGTACACGGACTTCCTCGCGCCGATGATGATGCTGGGCTTCGCGATCGGCCTGAGTGTGTCCCCGGCCACCGACACGATCATGGGATCGTTCCCGGAGAGTGAGCTGGGTGTCGGAGGCGGCGCCAACGACACCGCCCTGGAGCTGGGAGGTTCGCTCGGCATCGCGATCCTCGGCTCGCTGCTGGGCACCGCGTACCGCGACGAGCTGACCGATCTGGTCGGCGGCAACCTTCCGGCCGCCGCGATGGAGACCGCCAAGGACTCGGTGGGCGGCGGCCTGGCGGTCGCCGAACAGGTCGCGAAGGACCCCGCCGGCGGGGCGCAGCAGGCGCAGGTCCTGGTCGAGGCGGTGCACGAGGCGTTCGCACACGGCGTCGCCCAGACCAGCCTGGTCGGCGGGATCATCATGGCCGTCGGCACGCTGGTCGTCTTCGCGGTCCTGCCCGGCCGGAAGGCTGCCGCGGGCGCGGAGGGCGCGGAGGGCGCGGAGGGCGCGGAGCGGTCGGAGGAGGCCGCAGCCTCGGAGGAGTACTCCGACGCCTCCCGCTAG
- a CDS encoding multidrug effflux MFS transporter, which yields MVPPSSSRATAVPTATATATAPGPAPRERSAVALVAVLGALTAVAPLATDMYVPGFPAMGNALGASSSAVQLTMTAFLAGLVVGQLLIGPLSDGLGRRRLLISGSTGFVLFSLVCAVAPNVGLLTGARFLQGVAGAAGMVLARAVLTDRFDGAELPRRFAVLSQVMGVAPIAAPVLGGAILGVSTWRAVFAVLAVLGGLLVLAVVRGVPESLPPERRRSGGFLNTFRAMGTLLGRRAFMGYVLAVALVAAALFAYISGSSFVFENLHGVSSTTYSLIFATNAVGMLLAGAVFARLAGRGVRLNTLLAAGVGVVLAGALGQVLVVLSVGESLVGTWVTLFVTTAGVGLVFPSGMSIGQSVGRMAPGAASALLGGLQFLFGALASPLVGLFGEDSSLPMALIMLIAATGAVLALVGLARPWQGHGETASV from the coding sequence ATGGTACCCCCGTCATCCTCCCGTGCCACCGCTGTGCCGACCGCCACCGCCACCGCCACCGCTCCCGGCCCCGCCCCGCGCGAGCGTTCGGCCGTCGCCCTCGTCGCCGTCCTCGGTGCGCTGACGGCGGTCGCCCCGCTCGCGACCGACATGTACGTCCCGGGCTTCCCGGCCATGGGCAACGCGCTCGGGGCGAGCAGCTCGGCCGTGCAGCTGACGATGACCGCGTTCCTGGCCGGGCTGGTCGTCGGGCAGTTGCTGATCGGGCCGCTCAGTGACGGGCTCGGGCGGCGCCGGCTGCTGATATCCGGCTCCACCGGGTTCGTCCTCTTCTCGCTGGTGTGCGCCGTCGCCCCGAACGTCGGTCTGCTGACCGGCGCCCGCTTCCTCCAGGGCGTGGCCGGCGCGGCGGGCATGGTGCTGGCCCGGGCCGTGCTCACCGACCGGTTCGACGGTGCCGAACTGCCCCGCCGTTTCGCGGTGCTCTCCCAGGTCATGGGCGTGGCGCCGATCGCCGCGCCGGTGCTCGGCGGGGCGATCCTGGGCGTCTCCACCTGGCGTGCGGTGTTCGCCGTGCTGGCGGTGCTGGGCGGACTGCTGGTACTTGCCGTGGTGCGCGGGGTGCCGGAGTCCCTGCCGCCCGAGCGGCGTCGCAGCGGCGGGTTCCTGAACACGTTCCGTGCCATGGGAACGCTGCTCGGCCGCCGGGCGTTCATGGGGTACGTCCTGGCCGTCGCCCTCGTCGCGGCAGCCTTGTTCGCCTATATCAGCGGTTCCAGTTTCGTCTTCGAGAACCTCCACGGCGTCTCCTCGACGACGTACTCCCTCATCTTCGCCACGAACGCGGTCGGCATGCTGCTCGCCGGCGCGGTCTTCGCCCGGCTCGCCGGGCGGGGCGTACGGCTGAACACCCTGCTCGCCGCCGGGGTCGGTGTCGTGCTGGCGGGCGCACTCGGGCAGGTTCTGGTGGTCCTGTCCGTGGGGGAGAGCCTCGTGGGCACATGGGTCACCTTGTTCGTGACCACCGCCGGCGTAGGGCTGGTCTTCCCGAGCGGCATGAGCATCGGGCAGTCGGTGGGGCGGATGGCGCCGGGAGCGGCGTCCGCGCTGCTGGGCGGCCTCCAGTTCCTCTTCGGAGCGCTCGCCTCACCGCTGGTGGGGCTGTTCGGGGAGGACAGCTCCCTGCCGATGGCCCTCATCATGCTGATCGCCGCCACGGGGGCGGTACTCGCCCTCGTCGGACTGGCACGGCCGTGGCAGGGACACGGGGAAACGGCTTCCGTCTGA
- a CDS encoding MarR family winged helix-turn-helix transcriptional regulator encodes MADSPEHPADLPACPSAQDAGAGLLPPELRGWMLLLAATGAVEQRLRSVVKEHLDVSHDEFLVLCLLAEQPQGGLRMTRVAELLGRPKTRLTYQVACLQHVGLVTRRSVCGDKRGVEVALTDKARTKLQEASGALAETVTGALAHVIGPEHRAAMSGLIPKAAAGSDPESTPEREPEPQYEPATASD; translated from the coding sequence GACGCCGGGGCCGGCCTGCTGCCGCCCGAGCTGCGCGGCTGGATGTTGCTGCTGGCGGCGACCGGAGCGGTGGAGCAGCGACTGCGGTCGGTGGTCAAGGAGCACCTCGACGTCTCGCACGACGAGTTCCTGGTCCTGTGCCTCCTGGCGGAGCAGCCCCAGGGCGGCCTCCGCATGACCCGCGTCGCGGAGCTGCTGGGGCGGCCCAAGACCCGGCTGACGTACCAGGTCGCGTGCCTCCAGCACGTCGGTCTCGTCACCCGGAGGTCGGTGTGCGGGGACAAGCGCGGGGTGGAGGTGGCCCTCACCGACAAGGCCCGGACCAAGCTCCAAGAGGCGTCCGGCGCCCTGGCCGAGACGGTGACAGGGGCGCTGGCCCACGTCATAGGGCCCGAGCACCGTGCCGCGATGAGCGGGCTGATACCTAAGGCGGCCGCGGGCTCGGACCCGGAGTCGACCCCGGAGCGGGAGCCGGAGCCCCAGTACGAGCCTGCGACCGCCTCGGACTGA